In Buchnera aphidicola (Macrosiphum gaurae), the following proteins share a genomic window:
- a CDS encoding flagellar export protein FliJ — MKYKKFSFSLLEEIEKKKIEKDTINIKTLNLKNKKNHEQLKILIDYQKEYINKIQKKMMSGIDIYQWQNYNDFISILQKIIKENINNVKKNEKILEESLKVWSKNQIKLKVWKHLNIINKKEILKMKKIREEIINENFLQLKFLKKG, encoded by the coding sequence ATGAAATATAAAAAATTTTCATTTTCTTTGTTAGAAGAAATAGAAAAAAAGAAAATTGAAAAAGATACAATTAATATTAAAACTCTTAATTTAAAAAATAAAAAAAATCATGAACAATTAAAAATTTTAATTGATTATCAAAAAGAATATATAAACAAAATACAAAAAAAAATGATGTCAGGAATTGATATATACCAGTGGCAGAACTACAATGATTTTATTTCTATACTGCAAAAAATTATCAAAGAAAATATAAATAACGTTAAAAAAAATGAAAAAATACTTGAAGAAAGTTTAAAAGTATGGTCTAAAAATCAAATTAAACTAAAAGTTTGGAAGCATTTAAATATAATAAATAAAAAAGAAATATTAAAGATGAAAAAAATACGAGAAGAAATAATTAATGAAAATTTTTTGCAATTAAAATTTCTTAAAAAAGGGTAA